Below is a genomic region from Miscanthus floridulus cultivar M001 chromosome 1, ASM1932011v1, whole genome shotgun sequence.
AGAGTATGGATGTGCATAACTCCGTATCAGTTTTAACTGAAATGGAAAATATAAATGCGGAAAACACACCGTTTTATTTATGGCTTGATATATAAACACGTGATAGAAAAAAAATCGGTGTGGACAAAACATGCTTTAGTTTAATTTACTAATAGAGGATGGAAAGTTAACTGATTTGCATATAAATATATAGCTTCCCAAAACATCGTTCATTCCAAATTACGAGACGTCTTAGCTTTTCTAGATTTATAACTTtttctatgcatctagatatatattatgtctctGTATATAATAAAAGATATGCACCTTAAAATACCAAAGCGTGGACGGAGGTAACTAATACACGTGCGTATACGTACCATGAGACGGCGGAGAGGACGATGCCGACGATGCGCCTTGTCTCCGTTGGTACCTCCCATGTCCGGCAGCACCCGCAGCAGAGGCCGGTGGCGGTGACCACGACCTGAGCCGTGATCGCCAGCAGCGCCGCGACGATGCCACAGGCCAGCGCCGGCGTGCTGCGGTACTGACACTTTCCGTCGCTGCCATCGTCATAAGGCCCCCAGACGTAGGCCTGCGCAGTGGCGGCCTCCCCGGCGActccgaggatgaggatgacgaaGCCGAGGAAGCCCACTGCAGAGCACACCACCGCGACGTGCACCCGCATGATGACGCCGCCTTTCTtctccgtcgtcgtcgtcgtcgtcgactcAGCTGCTACTACGTGCCCACCTTAACTCCTCGACGCTTCGTCTGCTTAGAAGATTCTTGCTGTACTACTGCGCGCTCTCTGATATACATATCATTCCACACGCAGGCTTACTACATCCATGCATCATACGGATAGTATAGTATTAGTGAGCTAGCTCGACCATGGTTGTTGCATTGATTATTACATTGTTGCATGCACTTTGTACTTTTGTGTATACCTGGGTGCAGCTTGCATTGTCTGCCTCCAATGTTCGTGCAAGATTTCACTTCGGGGTCTCCGCTGCCTCTCGCATTTGTTTTTACTTTGATCTGAACTCAATGCAAAGATGGcaagataaataaataaataaatttcttcCGAAGCTCGGCGACCTCTCAGGGCATCCACGGTAGCAAAGACAATTTACAGCATCTGATCTTGTTTTAACGATGCAGATTTGACTTTAAacccccctccctccccccccccccccccccacatggcCCACACGTCGGTACATGACTGGCTCAACAGAAAATATCTTGCCGCTTCTCCCTGCCGTCGTCTCCTCCGCTTCTTCCTCCCGCATCGACGACTCCGCGCTCCTCGCTCGCGCCGCCCTCTGCCTCCTCGGCTCCTCCGTCGCGCCGTCCTCCACCTCTCCCAGCTCCCCCACGCCGCCCTCCGCCCTCCAACGGCGGGGCCCCCACGGCAGCCCGCCCAAGGGCATGCCGGCCCCGAAGGGGGCGGCACAGCAAGTGCCCTCCTGAGGAGCCGACGGCAGCGAGGGGTGGCGCTCCGGCTGTGGCCGTGCCGGGGCCACCTCGTCTCTGATGATGACAGCGGTTCTTCCTCGTGCCAGGCTCTGCCTCCTCCGCTTCTCCCTCGCGTCGTCCTCCGCCTCTCCCCCCTCCCCACGCTGCTGGTACTTCACGTTCGCGCAGGGGTTCGCGTACCTGGCGCCGATACGCCTGCAGGGTTTTATGGTGAAGTACATGGTGAACCCGTGGCGGGCCTACATGCGGCTCTTGGTCCTGCTCATGGGCTCCAATGGCCTCACCAAGGGTTCCCTCGCCTCCTTCGATTACCCTGCTGAAATCAAGTTCAGGTCAACCAAGGtaatttcctttcttttttttttcgatTCGGAGAAAATGTATTGCTCAAAAAAAATATTGCAGCAGCAATGCCTAATGTCTTCAGCTGGCAA
It encodes:
- the LOC136461158 gene encoding uncharacterized protein; translation: MHGCSGHVVAAESTTTTTTEKKGGVIMRVHVAVVCSAVGFLGFVILILGVAGEAATAQAYVWGPYDDGSDGKCQYRSTPALACGIVAALLAITAQVVVTATGLCCGCCRTWEVPTETRRIVGIVLSAVSWITVLLVVALFIAGAALNVDQERQPDADGHCYRAPGSSLFAAATVLTVAATGMQIASYILLQVTTTPTSSTKPPMATQQPELAMGQPVVEPEPQQTAEEVVAVAVSGQKPSPPSAPVPSQATEPASQV
- the LOC136490815 gene encoding uncharacterized protein — translated: MMTAVLPRARLCLLRFSLASSSASPPSPRCWYFTFAQGFAYLAPIRLQGFMVKYMVNPWRAYMRLLVLLMGSNGLTKGSLASFDYPAEIKFRSTKCCIVHHVVKFFTFMLCHRMCFGTHCYGVPRFSSWTMH